The following are encoded in a window of Rhizobium sp. WYJ-E13 genomic DNA:
- a CDS encoding chemotaxis protein CheW → MSYTAKNLTLGGSELIAFRVGDQEFCVNIMSVREIRGWTPATAMPHSPSHMIGVINLRGAVLPIVDLSGRLGMKPTDPTARHVIIVAQVRRKVVGLLVDAVSDILTVTDDDIQSTPEVSSDLERQFARGILAIDKRMICLIELEALFPETESEAA, encoded by the coding sequence ATGTCGTACACGGCAAAAAATCTGACCCTGGGCGGAAGCGAACTCATCGCATTTCGTGTTGGCGATCAGGAATTCTGCGTGAACATCATGTCGGTTCGCGAAATCCGGGGCTGGACCCCGGCAACCGCGATGCCGCACTCGCCATCCCATATGATAGGTGTGATCAACCTGCGTGGTGCGGTGTTGCCGATCGTCGATCTTTCGGGCCGACTCGGCATGAAGCCGACAGATCCGACTGCCCGCCACGTCATCATCGTCGCCCAGGTCCGTCGCAAGGTGGTGGGTCTCCTGGTCGACGCGGTGTCCGACATTCTGACCGTCACCGATGACGACATCCAGTCCACGCCCGAGGTTTCCTCCGACCTCGAGCGCCAGTTCGCTCGGGGCATTCTCGCCATCGATAAGCGAATGATCTGCCTGATCGAACTCGAAGCTCTGTTCCCCGAGACTGAAAGCGAAGCCGCATGA
- the cheR gene encoding protein-glutamate O-methyltransferase CheR has protein sequence MNVLGVKDHRQSTDEVLASGEYPLTRRDLSEIAAMIYADAGIYLNETKASLVYSRLSKHIRNLGLSGFREYCELVASPAGAAARREMLSHLTTNFTRFFRENHHFEHLRDHVLPDLLNRARSGGRVRIWSAASSDGQEPYSIALTVLSMMPNVADYDFKILATDIDPKILAIARAGAYDESALETVSPTMRKQWFTEVEIQGRRKFQVDDRVKRLITYNELNLMAQWPFKGKFDVIFCRNVVIYFDEPTQMKIWQRFAGLLPEGGHLYIGHSERVSGEAKHVFDNIGITTYRYTTKGLGRKA, from the coding sequence ATGAATGTACTGGGCGTAAAAGATCATCGGCAGTCGACCGATGAGGTGCTGGCGAGCGGGGAATACCCGCTGACACGCCGCGACCTCTCGGAAATCGCCGCCATGATCTATGCGGATGCCGGAATCTATCTCAACGAGACGAAAGCCTCGCTGGTCTATTCGCGTCTGTCGAAGCACATCCGCAACCTTGGCCTTTCAGGGTTTCGCGAATATTGCGAGCTTGTCGCCTCGCCGGCAGGTGCTGCCGCCCGGCGCGAGATGCTGTCGCACCTGACGACGAACTTCACGCGCTTCTTCCGTGAAAACCATCATTTCGAGCACTTGCGCGACCATGTGCTGCCCGATCTCCTGAACCGGGCACGCTCCGGCGGCCGTGTCAGGATCTGGTCGGCCGCGTCCTCGGATGGGCAGGAGCCCTATTCGATCGCACTCACCGTTCTGTCAATGATGCCGAACGTTGCCGACTACGACTTCAAGATTCTCGCGACCGATATCGACCCGAAGATCCTCGCAATCGCCCGGGCCGGCGCTTACGACGAGAGCGCGCTGGAAACCGTCTCGCCTACCATGCGTAAGCAATGGTTCACCGAGGTTGAGATTCAGGGGCGCCGCAAGTTCCAGGTCGACGACCGCGTGAAGCGCCTCATCACTTACAACGAGCTGAACCTGATGGCCCAATGGCCATTCAAGGGCAAGTTCGACGTCATCTTCTGTCGCAACGTCGTCATCTACTTCGACGAACCGACGCAGATGAAGATCTGGCAGCGCTTCGCCGGCCTGCTGCCGGAGGGCGGCCATCTCTATATCGGCCACTCCGAGCGCGTCTCTGGCGAGGCCAAGCACGTCTTCGACAATATCGGTATCACCACCTACCGCTATACGACCAAGGGTCTCGGGAGGAAGGCATGA